The genomic segment GCTGCCTCTCTAACTTCATCACAGGGGCTCGGCGGGGCTCGCCAGGGGCCATGGGAGTCTGAAAACACCCTGGTCCATTACTCAGAGTGAGAGGCTAACCTGGAGGTAGAGTGTCTTGGCTACCTCCATCAGAGTCCCGTGTCTGGCTCGAAGCGTTCCCTCAGAGGCTTTTGGATTTAATGGACTCTGCTAAACGCATTCTCTCTGTATATTACCTTTAGGATTGGCCATATCTGGTTTCTATATACTCTGTTTACACATGGCTCAAGCTTGTTCTGCCCGAtgctctccttttctttccttttaatCCCTTCCGCTTTCTGCAAATATTCCTTTTTCTCTACATTCttgagtgtttttgtttgttttttgttgacatCAATTCTCTTTTTCCCTTTGCATACACAAGGTATAGAAGTATACTCTGAAGATTTTCCCCAGCACTCTGCCTTCTACTCTCTCCCAAGAGGGTCAGATTATAGCCCACATTAGCGAAAACacctcattcattcacacacataaCCCTACATCACTGCAGATTGTCTGGCTGAGACAGTTCATTGACTTTGGAATATCCGTCACTGTTTTCCCTGTCCTGTTCAGCGCTCCCACGTGTACGTCTGGTTTTAATGACTGCGCGTCACCCACAGAACCGTTATAACTTGATGGACCAAATAGTGCCAATACCACACTGGAaatttttacactttaaaaaagcttttttttcagcCTTTTCTAACACCAGCAATTGCTTTTGTCATTAATTGTGTTTGGTTGTCTTGGTTTGGTGTCATGCCATggctctgtcctcctctctttcctctgctGCCTCTTGTTCTGATTCATCACTTCTGTGTGCACGCTAACCTCTCCTGTCATCTCACACCTGCCCACAAGACATTACTGTTGAGTTTCCTTACGTTTCTATACCTCTTTATCAACAATCAGCCCTGCTGTTTTAACTCTGTTGTACATTACATCCGTTATAGGTCCTTAGCTCTGTTCTGCCTGACTTTAAATTATTACCTTAGTGATCAGTCACGCTGTGGAGTTGACCCTAACATTAACATGTGCATTAATTATCAAGTTTCACGTTTATTAATTGTCATACCAGCCATATGTAAAGACAGAGGAATGAAACTGCGCTCTCAGAAGTGCATTAATAAATTAGATGCCTAAAAAACACAGTTAAGCCAAACGAAGAcaattcaataataataataataataataataatacaagcaGCTGTTAAACGAGATCAAAGctaagataaaacaaaacaaaaaatcagaacaaagtactaaaattagaaaaattgTATAAAATCAGCCTTAGTTGCACGTAGTATGTTTCCAGTTTGTCTATACTGCTGAAAAGCAAAAgtgctaaaataatcattttttaaaaggtgcaaaaatacaacaaaatcacataaaagtGGCAGTGTATTTTCACAATTAAACAATAGAAATATTAACTTCctgtttatataaatgtatgatATACTTAGAATGTCACCTGATAATATTAGTCCTTGCAATCAGTGTCAAAGAGTAAAGGGGAGACTAATTTTAGCTAAATCTGGTTATGGACTTCAACTTCTGCTTGAAGAACAATCCTCGATGTGCAGTACTGCCTGCCAATGCTTCTTGTTTGATCCCTTCCATCAATAATCTTTAGTCAGTCCTGTTCAATTTTTAAGTGTTGGGAAGTAACTATGGATAGATGTAACAGAGTTGCGtaattaatttacaaaataaatgtcattgtAATCAGTTACGGTTACTGAGAAAAAAttgtaaagaaaagaaatatattattttcgGTAGAATATAACATTGATTCTGTTGGTTTGTATCCTTTTCATGCAGAAATGCCTTATTTTGGTAAATTTCTGTGACGTGGATCAGCAAAGTTTGAGTGTTTTCTTATtcactaaatcatttataacaAGTTGGTTTGAAAGGTCATCACTAAGTAATCAATTACTTTGATGAAGTAATTAAAATAGCAGCATTACGAATTCAATTTTTAACAGAATAACCAGTATTCTGTAACCTAGTACAACCTCTCTACCTACTCTGGCCTTTTAACTAAATAACAAAGTATTATATTTTCTCCCATTGCAAGGTCTACTTTGACATTATTCCCAGGGGAAAATACTCTCCACCTTGAAAGGGGCTAAATTAAAATGTTCTGCTTTACAAAATAAGATGAGTTTGTTCATGAATATAAAAGGCCTCTTTAAGCCCTAAAGAGTTCAGAGGATAAACCATACTGACCACGAAGAAAGAGCTCATTTATCACTCAGCAGTTCACAgtggtgttgttgttgacaCTTGTTTAGATATTTGGCACTGGTGTGTTCATCATCAGATTTGGAATTAGATACATTGCCTTGAACTCGAGATGAAAGGAACCACTACAGTTTTTGTGCTAAACAGATTGTTAGTTCTCAGAGCACAAAATTGGGTGGGAATGggatgtgttttgtgtgtgtgtgcgtgattTTGCGCCCCCACATGCAATTTTGACACGTGTGCGTCTGTGTGAGGTTTCTTGATCCGGCAACTGATTTTGCGTGTCATGCCGGGGACAGATAGGGGAGACTGTTCTCCTACACAGCTGCATGTCCAGAGGCTGTTGACTGGCCACCTCTTATCGCATCCCTCCACAACAGCGTATTGTTTGGCTAAGTGAGAACTTGACTCTCTCATTAAGGTCACTGGGTAAGAGGATGGGAACTCAGAAGCGGAAACCCATGACGCTTTTTGGGCCCCGCTCAAGGGAAGACACTCGTGTTGAACTTGTGTGTGGGGGTATGGTGGTGAAGGGATGCTTCACAGCAGATATGGAGCCCAAAGCTTTCATCTGTGGTGAGAACTCTAATTTATTGGTGATTGTGGCTCTGGGATGCAGAGACACAATTGCATAAGTAAGAATAAAGATATAAATGtggcatttttaatttaatattctcACTCAGATTTAATGTGACTGTCATTTCTGGTAAAATAGCAGGGAAATGCCTCCCTCTTGTGGTAAATGTGAGTTTAGTGGGCTATGGGAGAAGTGGAGAAGAGTCTTCCCTTCAAAATACTTTATATTCTACACCTCAGGAGGAACATCTCACAAACACTTTCCACTGATAGTCCCGCTTGGACCGTTTTACCGGAATTGCTCAAACTTTTTTATTGCATCCTCAGagtttatattgttgttgcacTTTAATTTTGATCAGTAATTATGATCATAAAGTTTGTGGATCTGTCTGAGTTCCTTTGGATGACAACACAGGAGACATCTGTGTGCCCGCAATGTACGGGCCGTGGAGCTGCTCTCCCTGTGGTTGCTGCTAGTGGAAAACCCATAATGGCCTTTAATTGGGACTTTAATTGTGTGTGGTGGAGCAAAAGCATTGACTACAAAACTGGTGGTATTTGAGTGCATACATGCGTCTTTGGTGTAAGTATATGTGTCGCTCACCAaatcctcttcctctcttggCCTGTGACTGGCTTCAGTTGGAATCAGAGCAGCTAGCGCCGTGTCAAATCATACACTTCATGATCTATGTGATATTTGCGTTATTTTGCCTGCAGGGGAAGATGGGATTTGGCGTGTCAAGCTCTATAAGGATACACATACATGGGCATTTGTGTTGACACAAAGATGCTTTTGGTATCAGGCGATTTACAAGGACTCCAGTCCAAATAGCCCTATCTTTATTCATCCATGCCCTTTGGATATgtctaacagcagcagcagcagcaaatcaATGGGAGGTATTTTGACTACAAGAGACGGCCAGTAATGATGGGCTGTAAGGAATGTGTCCACTGAAAATGAGCTTGATGACATTATGACCCTGATAGAGATTACAGTTTCTAATTTAGAACATGTAAAGTTGCAATAAGTATTTtggcaacaataaaaacagtttctCCCAGAATATGTCTTATCATCAGTGGTGGACAAAGGATTCAGATccctaacttaagtaaaagtactaataccacactgcaaaaatactccactacaagtgaagtatcagcatcaaaatgtactctgTACTAGCATCAGAATAAAAGtaatcattatgcagaatggcccctcagattttaatacattttaaaaaagattatcatattgtttgtattgatgcatttatgtaagcagcattttgattttgtaaagatagggctcattaaactactttatatactgttatgaggtatcTTGGGGGGGGGGAAGTGTAATCACTTAaaattaaatcatgtttttatgttaaatcttcacctgtaaagtaactaaagctgtcagctaaatgtagcggagtaaaaagtacaatatttgactcgaaaatatagtggagtagaagtataaagttacataaaatggaaatgcgcAATTAAAGTacaggtacctcaaaattgtacttaagtgcagtacttgagtaaatgtacttagttacattcgaCCACTGCGTATCATCACCCTGTATGTAACATTAATAAAGGTGCTGTCCAACATGGACTAGATGACATTTAGAGGcatgtcaggaaaaaaaatagaaaagaagagaaaggatGTAGTCGGAGGAAGAGTAGTATAAATGGGGTGGAGAAAAAGGTGGCAGGGCATGTGTTGAACACAGAGAAGCAGCAAGAGAACAAGAGCACGAGTGCAGAGGGGAGGGAGGATGAAGGAGAGATGAAACAGGACGGGTTGTGCCTGTCATGATTACACTGGCACCAGTGGGAACATTTGGATGAGATGGAAAACAAGACGCCATCTTGTGTTCCATTCATGTCTGCAGCGCCTTGGCCTCTGTtccctatacacacacacatacactcacgtttacacattcacacaaacacacactggcagaGCGAGGCAGGAGCTTGTGGTTCCAGTCCAGTGACAGCGGCCTGTAGTCAGGGTGGCGACGCTTCAGGAGTAGCTCCTCGTATTGGAGAAGCATGTTTGTGTTGGCCCTGAATTAATAACTTTTCATTTAGTGCGGAAATGACAGGAATAGTAATTAAGGAAATGGAATGATTTTATTGGCCATGATGTTTATATTAAGTTCCAGATGTGAAGCAGCTGCTTGCACAGCGAGAGGCCCTGCCCCCCATGTGCTATCTAGAGAAACTCTTATTAAGAGCAAGATAACAGCGCCAGTAaaatgtatgtctgtgtgtacgAAAACATGTCATTCGCAGCATGCAGCAAACTGAACTAATATCATGTCCAGTTTGATTAATGCTTATGAAGGACCATGAGGTCTGCTATGTATTCATAAATGTGCCTCTAAAGTGCCATTTATTTGTAGATATAATGTTACTCTATTTCAGGCCTGATTTGCCTGACTGGAAAAGTTAATATCAAGGAGTGGCTGCTCAGCATTTTTGGGTGGCCTCAACACATGTGAGATCCATGTCATACTGCACTTTAGGATTCATATACCTTAACTGGCAATGACAGCATTATACTGCCTGTCACAAAGCCAGTGTGGATTTCAAATTTAGATTAAATCAATCTCCACTGTAACATATGAAGATATTGTTTGGCCCATGAATAACACTGGCACAGGAATGAACAGAGTGACTCCTTTTCCTTTGCCTTAACCTGACCTAGAGTGTTGCCACAAGGTGTTCCTGAACAgtatagaaatagaaaatgagTAGAACGGAAATTGCTAAATTGCAATTGGCTAGCAAGGAATTCTGCGCTCCTCCCAGCGAAGTAGTTCCCTAGCAGTGGGGAGTGAAGTGGAGGTACTGTTGGactcattttctgtaaccagtgttGCATGAAAGCATGGAGGAATTAGCAAAATAGCTATCTTACCAGCAGGgggttaagattaagattaattactttattaatcacaCAATAGGAacattcaacctctgcatttaacccattctCTTTTTACACaaaagtgaacacaccatgcaaggagcagtgggcagcacattactgtgcccggggagctgtgcaggggggttagtagctttgctcaagggcacttcggTCCTTGATCTATCTGTCTTGGGATTCGAATCGGTAACTCTCCAGTTAGAAGCCCGATTCCTGACACGGACTGGTTGGCTAGTGATTAACAAATACAGTTATCAATCACCTTGCAATAACAATGCAACAATAGTGTGTGGATAAATCAAAGATTACCTCATTTAGTGGCTGACTCTTTATGCTGTATACTATTGAACAGCTCGTTTGGTCTTTATTGTAAATCAGCCTGTGACTTGCCACAGGTCAGCTTattaaacagaaatatatatgaaaGTTAGCCCCCTTTGATTTGAATGGGACTatccattttattctattgtatttctaTGCCTTACATGTACTGTAAATACTAATCTTTCTGTAATGTGCAAATATTTCATCTTCTCTGAACTGATTTATGTTCAACTATAATGTATTCTCTATGAAGCAGGTCCCCAACAGTTTCACTATTTGAATCCCCATAAACGGTTCAAATGGAAGCTACCACACTGTAACTTGGTTTTATACATGGCATGAACATTAAACATAAAGTTACTGTAAGTTCTTGCAGCCAGCTTTCTTTCCAAGCAAAACATGTTGCAGCTTCCAGGGCAGTGAGTGAATACACCCTGAGGGGAGCTTAGTGAACATATGAGAATACTTGGGAACTGTAGGAAGTGTGGACAACATAAACAAAGAGATCAACAGCTATTGAAGACAAAGAGCACACCCGTGAGACACACTGCAAAAGCTCACATTCATTTTGTACTGATGTCTGGAAATTTCAAGTCATATACACAACTTTATTAGGAAAACTTTAGGGGAAATGCTAATTAGCTTCATCTCCTTTTTCCTCTTACTTACTCTCTTCATTTGCTAGTCATTTATTATGaacatgttttctcttttgCATGGCAATAGTAGAGCCCAGCCCATTACTGTAGCCAATGATGTTTTGTTCTGTTGTGATGTGTTCCCATCTGGTTTGCAGTGAAAATGCATCACTCCATTAACATTGCCTCTGATCTAGAGGATGCTTTAATCTAAGACTATAAACTCCACTTAATTACATCCTCCAAAAGAGCTCTATTAGTATAATGCAATCAAACAGTGAGCACATCCATTTTGGCAAGTCAAACACGCTCAAATGGCTCTTGAAAGGGTTTACTTTTGTCTTCTGATCTGATCATAGTTTCATATTTGGTGGTCCCAGGTTATGTTCGAACGACCTGACTGatgcttgtgttgttgttttttaaaataaaaaataacatgcatTGCTAATGCATATGAGATTATATTTGACTGcggcaaaaacaacaataacaattgaGTTTAGAGGAGTCTGAACGGACTCTCTGTGTGTCACACTGATGACTTTATGCTTGACCTTTCATGCCTCTCACTGTATAACCTCCAGTCATATTCATAATTGCTTTCTGCGTGCGTCATGCCAGTTTCCATTAGTCTAGCAGTATTTTGCTATGAATTTAAACTTCAAAAGGAGGCAAGATGGCCTGTTTTAAAATTGTACACAAAGAGATTACTGTAAAACTCAAGATGCCTGACAACTACTTTTGCCATGGTGCCATGATAAGAAGTTCATTACAATTAAAGGAAGTAATTAAAGTCAGAGTTTCTTGTGGTGATGTAACGGGTTTGATATTGATTTTACGTCCAATAACTGTAATCTGATGACACTAAACTGCTTGAGGAGTTGCCAGTTTTTAGACAAATCTGCTTCTGTCCTCTTTGATTCCTATGCCTCTGTAATGGAAACAGCTGTGTTGTTATGTTTTTGAGTTGTCCATCCATCCGTACGTTCTTCCACCCATATGTAcatatgtctgtttgtttgtccatCTCGTGTACACAATATTGGAGGATTTCCTGGGAAAAACTTCTTCAGATTTGGTGTAAACGTCAAACGtcaggatgaactgattagaatTAGACttcaaaggtcactgtgacttGCAGACAAGGTGAGaagagtttaaaaataaataaataaataaataaataataataacaatactactactactactactactactactaataacaataataataataataataataataataataaaccatcTGGTTATCCAAGATGACTTTGATTTTGTCCCTCACCCTCCTCTCTGCCGCATTTTCTAATTCCTGCCTGCTCaccaagctaaaaaaaaaaaaagctggcacatataataataataattgtagtCATTGTCATATAATTTGCATTATGTAGCTTTCTTTTTAAGTCTTCCTTCCTTGTTGTAATTTAGTGTTATTTCAACTTCATCCACTAGATCTGTCTGCTCCTGAATTTTCTtacttacagtaaaaataataaatatcagcCTTTAATTATGCACCACTCCatacaaaagagaaaataatggTCAAAAGCTCAACATTTCCTATATTATTTTGGCAGCCATATTTCTATGTTTGCATATACTGTatagagtgacatgagcgtgtcataaacatgacatgggaggtgtcatgaacattaatgacactttgaagtaacattaatgctcatgatacttgtcatgtcatgtttctgacaggcttgtgtgactcttatgtagacaccttcaaaataaagtgttaccatatcttgcttaagtcacaaaggcatattcaaaaaattgcctgagtcatttatttatcttaagttacataatttacacatagtgttattactatgccaatagccatcctttgttacatcctttttgagtgaaatgatcaataaatgtcacatgttacacttttggtgatgtttttttgtttcctgcaaaacttgaaaaaatgagttaggttaggttataacagggtgacgatatctgaaatataataaaagaaaaataatattagatttaaaaaagactaaaggtaaaaaaaaaaaaaaaaacacgatacAAAACATAAACGTTGTTGCGaagatgttttgttatttttactgattttaTCTATTCGGTCATCTTAAGAGGAAGAAATTGAGCCTCAAcatattttggaaaataaaataaatgtaaaaagtttatttttcgtAATATCCGGCGTGAACATCACACTTCCTGTCTTCTTCCTCCGTGTAACAACAATGGCGTCCTGTAGTGAGGTTAGtactttcttcattttaatacGAATATACCCGATTTATTTGATGGTTAAGACTATTATCGTCGATTTATATATTATCGTTTGAGAGTGGTGTTTCATTTAGCCGGAGACTGTGGTTTTGTTACACATTAGTTGTTCACAATCCCTTGTTGTTGTGCTAACTAAGCTAACAGATGCTAGTTACAGTTAGCTCGTCACAGACCATTTCTGCCAGATGTTTTACGTTATCTTCTCTGTAAAGGACTATATTCGGTAATTAAAGAGTCTCGTTTCATACAGTATTATTCATAAACAGTGGAGACATTAACCGTGTTTTTCCAGGTGTCTACTACAGCAACTGAAGAGGAACAGACTGAATCTCTTGCATCCCAGAAGAGAGAAGCGAGATTACGTAAATTTCGAGAGTTACATTTCAAACGGGTGAGTTGTTCACCTTTACCTGATTAAAGCACATTTACATTATAGAGCTTAAAACCTATTTTCGATTGTTTCTATGAGCTTTCTGTCTATGCGGTGTTGGCAAGCTAAGCTGACTCACAgctcgtcacactgttaaaataaaagcctaagtcattttttgtcaaaattgtttttgttttttttgcctaaatcatctcctcatgacgcctatggtaaaatcgcctacatccttaGTTGaccagatcatgtgattttacccctttaagataatggcctatgtcaagtgtgtgacttaagcggatttattacactaagtcaaaataaaatgtgaaaatgtgtgaattttttgaacatgcctttgtgacttcagcaggatatggtaacactttattttgaaggtgtctgcataaaagtgacatgagcgtgtcataaacatgacatgggatgtgtcatgaacattaatgacactttgaagtaacattaatgctcatgatacttgtcatgtttctgacaggcttgtgtgactcttatgtagacaccttaaaaataaagtgttaccatgtcttgcttaagtcacaaaggcatgttcaaaaaaatgcctaagtcatttatttctcttaagttacatcatttacacacagtgttattactatgccaatagccatcctttgctacatcccttttgagtgaaatgatcactaaatgtcatatgtcagagttttttgtgtttcctgcaaaacttgaaaaaatgagttaggcgattattttaacagggtgacgagcTGTTACTAAGACAAGATATAATCATGTTTAGGCACACACTCTGCCCCAAGTCATTTAGATGCTTGGCAAGACGAGAGgaatttatttgtatagcaccgtCTATACACAAggtcattcaaagtgctttacagaggcataaaaattaatttaaagaaaagtaCAGGCATTGAAATGGACATTAAAATCACGAGTAGCTGCATTGAAAGAAGAATTAAAGTATATTAAGACGGTAAAAATGATTTAgaattgaataaaaacaatcgaaacaagcaattaaaaggattaaaaaacatgtatatcTTGTACTTGTGAGAAAGCTAAAGTAAACTGTAATGTCTTCAGCCCTGCTTTAAAGGGACTGACAGGTTCAGCAGACCTTGGGTTTTCAGGGAGCTTGTTCTACAGACGAGGAGCACATAAACAAAATGCCGCTTCACCTTGCTTGGTTTTGATTCTGGGAATACTGAGTAAACCTGTTCCAGATGACCGTATGGGTTTGGATGCTTCATAACGAACAAGTAACTCTGAGATAAATCTAGTCTTAAAATATCTATAGTCTTAAAATATATTCTTTGACACAGGGATGTAAGGACAGGTGTGATGTGGTTTCATTTCCTAATGTAAGTGAGGACTCAGCAGCATTCTGGAagagctgcagctgcctgattgatttgCTCAGACCTGTGACGATACCATTACAATAATCTAACCTACtaaaaatgaatgcatgaacaagaacaagaaatcCCTTGATTCTTGCTATGTTTTTGAGGTTCCAAAAGGCTGGTATGgtaattattttctctcttgtatGAGTAATAGGCTGGTTATTTCTGATATATCCTACTTCCATACAGGTGCTTGTACAACATGTCAGCATGTGTTATTTTTCCCCTGCAGAATGAAGCACGTAAGCTCAATCACCAGGAGGTTGTGGAGGAGGACAAGAGACTGAAACTCCCCAGTAACTGGGAGGCTAAGAAAGCCAGACTGGAGTGGGAGCTTGCTGAAGGCGAAAAGAAAAAGGTATTTAAGTCTCTAAGCATTCAAGTACAGTATTCATAAACTCTATAGGACTGTGCATAGTCAGCATGATGACTGTTGTCACTGACTTGGCCTACAAACATGTAATCATATATGTGTTAGATGTCATTTCTCTCCCAATATTACTCGTGTTGAACTGAAGTAGCATTGAATTATTTTCTAAGCACAGGTGTAGTTTAGTCAAGTGGAAGGCTGCTTGtggataaaaaatgttttcatttagtAAACTGTGTTGAACTTAGGCAAAGACACAGTGGTAGCACATCAATCACCATGCAAACTATTGAGTTggcattttttctttaatacacGGCTTGCAGACTACTTGTTTGCTATAAGCGTGATTTCCTTATACGTTGCTCTCTGCTGCCTGCATCGCTATTCATACATTCAGAGCCCATATTGTATGTTACTGCTTCCTCTAAGAGCATACTAACAATATAGTGGGTGCCCTCTGGTGAACCAATAAAACCTCCATCAGTAAATTTTACATATCCACAAATTCAGCCTAGGGGCACTTTACTCATGAAATACCAAAACAGAgaatcatatatcatatataacaTAACTGTTTGGCTTTCAGGACTGTGCTGCCCGAGGGGAGGACTATGACAGGGTGAAACTGCTTGAAATCACTGCTGATGATGCAGAGCGTtgggagaggaagaaaaagaagaagaacccAGACACCGGATTTGCAGGTTAGTTAAGGGGACAAGACACGTCATGAAGTgtgagtggttgtctgtctTGATGTGTCACCACCTGTtcagggtgtaccctgcctctcgcccaaccCAACGTCATCCAGCAAGGTGCTGCATTGGCCAATGAAATATAAGCACACGTTCATGCTGGATTACTTTGTCAAATGAACACTACAGAGTATGTTATTGTTTACCTGATAATCGtcataatgaaagaaaaaatagttggccctttgttttgctgtgtttttgatGTCTA from the Centropristis striata isolate RG_2023a ecotype Rhode Island chromosome 16, C.striata_1.0, whole genome shotgun sequence genome contains:
- the syf2 gene encoding pre-mRNA-splicing factor syf2, whose product is MASCSEVSTTATEEEQTESLASQKREARLRKFRELHFKRNEARKLNHQEVVEEDKRLKLPSNWEAKKARLEWELAEGEKKKDCAARGEDYDRVKLLEITADDAERWERKKKKKNPDTGFAGYAEAQFRQYQRLTKQIRPDMEGYEKQREECGEDFHPTTNSLIHGTHVPSKEGIDRMVEDVEKQIEKRAKYSRRRAYNDDADIDYINERNAKFNKKAERFYGKYTAEIKQNLERGTAV